GCAGCGAGTGCTGTTGGTGTACTTATAATCAGGTTGGCTGAAGAAGAACCATTCCATCTCATGATCTGGAAAGTCTGCCTCTTCAAAGAACGCTGAAATGCCACAcacaacaaaattttcaaaatttcaaaccaaCCACTTCAAGTCTTCAAGTACTCAACAGAAGAACTGAACatgatcaaaattttcaagaacatTGAAATCGAAATGCGACACAAAACTAAgtattgaaaatttaaaaccaatCCACTTCAAGTCCAGAACTCAGACAACAAAAACTTAACATGatcataaattttaaatataaaacaaaacagaacatTAGAAATGTATGTGAGATGGGTTGGCTCTTTCCAGAAGTACTCATACAACAAAACTGAACAATATCataaatacaacaaaacaGAACAACAGAAATGTGAGATGGGTTGGATCTTTCAAGAGGATTAAAAGCGAAATGCAACACAAAACAAGATATTGAAACCAACCCACTTCAAGTCTTGAACTACCCGACAACAGAAGTGATCATGAtcataaatttatataaacaaaagcATAGTACCAGTAGAAATGAGGAAATGGGTAGTGAAGAATAAGTGAGAAAGATTAATGGGTTACCAGGAACATCACAAGGCTCATGCTTGCAGACATCGATTTCAGGGATGATGTGGCTGAAGTCAGAGTCCTTGCcctctgtcttcttcttcaagtagTAGCTCACCAGCACCTCTTCAGTGGGGTAGAATCTGAACCCAGGTAGGACCACAGGAATTGAATCCCCTTCTTCCATTGTGCTGATGCTGCTCATCTCTCCTTCTTGTTATGAACTTTGGCACTGTGATTTTCAAATGTTTTGGGAAGCAGTAATAAGAGTGAAGTATTTATAAACACTAAACACTAACCAGGTCCCACTAACTCAAAGCACTAGTTCTTTTGACTATTTGTTTTTATACATttgtttgatgattttttttattttatatatatttgttttcgtCAATGTGTTTGATAATTGATCCCAAGTCCCTGAGCTTCTCATACAAGTTCGAGTTTACCTGACTGAAGAAGGACATGGCTTGGGTCATATAAGGGCAGCCCCCACACACTCATTCCCTTTCACGCgttaatttttagtttgttcTTTTGCGGGAATCTCATCTACCCCTCTTGTAAGTTGAGCTTTAGTACGTTTCTATTCTTCAGTTAATCATTGTTTTGGGGGGAAGAAgaacattctagactcttgaTACATGGGTCAAAACCTTCTTCATGAGTTATTGTTCGTGACACGGTTACACGTTCCATGTTCGCTGTGGTGTTCAAAATCTATTTAAGTTTGCGATAATCCTTCCCTCTTTAGGAACTCTTTCTTACCTAATAATGTGGCCCAACCATAAATTGACATGtgtccttgttttttttctttttctaaagcCTCAAAAGTGTTTTTCCCTTCTCTTTCGTTAGCATAACtaatttccctttttatttCGTACCTCAGTTAAATTTTATGTCTGTTGTGGACTTTtctaattccaaccccaacaATTCACCTTCATCCAAAATTACCATTGACAATGTTGGTAGGCATAGTTTCTTCATAGaggtgtttttttaaaaggatatACACATTTTTGAATGAAGCAAACTTTGAGTTGTAGAGACTGTAGAATACGAAATTATAATGCATCTATAATGCCTCCTTGCCTAGTTATGAAAAACTAAAGAGGTGGTTTGTGGGATAGATgaaagcaattaaaaaaaaaaattcagttatgaataataaaagagaagaaacaaaaatatttttgagaaaaaaaatgcacatATGGTAAGGAGGGAAGTATTGTccttaagtttatgatttagttataattaataattatatacgCGTTATAGTTTAAGTGTTTTCTCATATCAAATACTCATGTGATTTTATCGTCACACAAAATAAGATGATTATTTAGATATCTTACCATGTTCGCATGAAAGAGAATTTTTATTAGAGAAACAACTTGAGATACAGATGATTTTAAAGAATTTTATAAGAAAGTTGAGAGAAGTATTATTAGATTAATAACTAGTTCACTAAAGCAAATCAGAAACAACTAGTTTGGAGCCAAAATCTTGTTGCACTTTTATAATAACAAGGTTGAGCGAAGTACCTTTAAATTAGTAGCTCAAATTAGACAAAATTAGTTTGGAGCCAAAATATTGTCCCAAGgcaaaactcatttacaacaaTTTGAGATTGGCCTGTGGTAAAAAACGGTTCGAATCAAACGAGCTtgaatcaaaaataaaaataaaaaaattcttcgTATATTGTTGCGACTATCCTACAATATATCACATTGGAGTAACTgcccaatatatatttttttcattcaggATAATAAACCTAAATTAGATTTACCAACGGATGACTATCCAGAACTTTGGAGCGAGGAAGGAAGATGCTAAGTCATTTGTTCTACATTAGCAGAAAAGAGGACAAAATTTGCACTGAGCAATGGCAGGTAGACATTATGAAACCGAAAATAGAGGAAGTAATACACAATATATTCCATTCAACATTGTAATGTTTGAAATAAACAACATTCACAAGGACAATATTCAGGATACAATTTTTGGTTGGAGGTCACTGATAGGTTTAAGACCTTCCAAATACACAAATAATCATACATTTTCGAAATGACTGTATCTAGTAACTACTACTCCAGTAAGGATGGAGTTCAAAGATTCTATATCAGTAACCAGAACATCACACTAGTGTCTGGTTATACCAATATAGTAACCTGAGACTCCAGCATCCATGTAGCAGAAGCTTCTGTGCATAGCGCCACTTCTATAATGATCATGACTGTAGAACAAAAGCAAGCCAATAAGACTATACAACTAGAACTTGGTTTACGGCTTGAAGGAGATTCTTCTAGGAACGTAAAGGAACCCTTCAATTTGGTGCCAGCTGCCCATTCCATGCCCGCTTTAAACGGTTTGAACAGCAACACAATGAGCTGCAGCTTCCTAAACTGCAAACAGAAATCAAATTCAGTTGAGTGAGAATAGCAAATAGCCTCCTCAATGTCAAAGCTTCATTATAACATATTTCATTTAACTGCTGTGACAAAGTCATGTTTTCAGCTTGATTCCTTCTCACCTTGTGTTGTGATACTACTCTGCACTCGGATTCTTCTAGGAGCACCTCCCATGTGTGCAGCGAAGACGTGAATGGATATTGATTGATATGGAGGTTGTGTGTTCTTCGACTTGTAGGATAGATATACTAGTTGAAGAAGACTACTGATCTGAGGAATATCTGTAGTTTGTGTTGATAGAGGAAGTGCCATCTCCAAAAGACTGCTTCTGAGAAAAGACATCTTTACTTCATCTGGACTTGTTGCATTTGGAGAAGGGTAGAGAGTTCCAGATGGCATTTCAACCATTTGCATTTGCTGGTCTTTCTTTGTACCAACAAGTTCACCTACCAATTAAGGTTGAagtttccaaaacttggggatgcTGGGACAcagcttcttcttttcttttcttttttcccttttcttttttggttttgtttttgttttttttggggttacaCACACATCAAAGATTTTGGACATAATTGCCCAAAACCCTTGCTGTGTGTGAGAGACTAGTAACTTAAATCGTTTGTGAAATATTTGTAGGAGAATATCAGTCTGTAATAATGTGAGTTTGAGACACATTCTTACAAGGGCTCTTGTTGTTTATAAGTCCCCTTTGATATTCTCCTATAAATAAAATGTTCCGGTTCATTAACCATAATGGAGTGGCTAATGCAAATAATCTATCCATGGAGTACTTCAGTGTTTGTGTCACTGTTGTACTCCACCATCCTCATCATAAACCCTTCCCAATGATTTTGGTAGGTTGTAGTCATTGGAAAGAGTTTATGATGTTTTTGTTACTCAAGAACTTTGTGGGAAAAGAGCCGCATATTGCGACTCATTGCATCCAATATAGTTATTGGCATGCAGAACATCTCCCTGTTCCACGTATAATATTGGGGAAGGCAATGTGTAATTCTCTACCTCAAGTGAACGAAAGAACGATTGCAGATTTTCTTCTGATTGAGAATAAACCTGGATTAAGAATTATTCCAAGCAAGCGTTAAGTTTGGGTGTAATTCTCGTGCTCCATATTAGGaagtatatatatgaaaatttcaaagagCATGTTGATTCTCACCTCAGGAATCCTTTCATCTTTAGTTTGATTCTCGAAGTTAGAGGCTGTGTTGCTAACTGGTTTGCTGTCATAATTGGTTGGAATATTATTCTTGTTTGGAAGAGAAGAATCATTATCCTCAATTGGGGATGGCCAGCTCCTGCATTCATCAGTATAGACATCAGGAGCATTTCCCAGCTCAGGTGGCCCAGGAGGAGGAAAGGGTGAATCCAGATCTTCTCCTAGCTGAGCACATAACTGCCATTGCCAGGTTAAGCATCACAAAACAAGCAAGGGTTAAGTTTTGATATACTTCTTGTGCTCCATATCAACAAGTTCACATCAGAAAATGTTCAAAATGTCTCACCTCTCTAAGCATATCAGATGAAACACAGGTACGAGCTTCACCATCATCAGGATTGCCACTGCCAAGAAGAACACGTTCAAGCTCTTTGTAGGCCAGAAGTTCTTCTTCGTCTGTAATCATATGATGGATAGCAGCAGCTTGGTTATCAGAATTAGAGGCAATGTAGTCACCAGTACTACCATGAACATTTCCCAACTGAGGTAGCTGGTGTGGCCGAGGCGGctcaggaggaggagaaggtgAATCCAGATGTTCTTGCTGATCACATGGCTGCCAGATTAAGAATCACAAACAAGCAAAGGTTAAGTGTTGACATATTTCTTGTGCTCCGCATTTACAATTTTACAtcagaaatgttgaaaatgcaCATTCATACGCACCTCTTGaatcatatcatcaaaatCAGATGAAACAAAGCCACCAGGTTCACCATCATTAAGATTGCCAGTTCCAAGCACATAGTTATTATCAGACTCATAGTCAGCTGACCTATACTTGACGCGGTAAAGAACAAGGCCACTCAGCTGATTGGGGTTAGAACCCGGGTCATTTGGAGTGAGATAATACTCCTGCTTGACCCAGTCTGTCTTGCTCGACTTTTTCGGACGACCTAAATGGAAGGTCAAGGTCTTCTTTTTGCAAGTGAGCGATTTGGAGAGTTGTCGAGACTTGACTTCTCGTGGCTGGCCTGTGATTTTCCAGAAGCCCTTCTCTGTGAGCCTGTTGCGGCGAGGACTGTCGACGTATTTGTAATCAGGTCGGCTGAAGCAGAACCACGTCCTAGCTTGATATGGAGAATCTGGGAACATGAGTCCTGCTCCTGCAAAATGCAACACAAAACAAGTCTTGAAGTAATGAACAACATATTTCAACAGAACAACTGATCAAGATTATGTATAAACAAACATCATACCTTGGAAATTAGAAAATGGaaagtgaagagagagagagacagattACCAGCTAAATCCCAAGGCTCGTGCTTGTAGAAATCGATTTCAGGAATGATGGAGGCCTTGCCCTGCATCAGCTGCTTCAAGAAGCGAAGAAAAAGTGGGATAGATTCATTATCAGGTAAATCCCAAGGCTTGTAATTGATTTCAGGCATGACTTGGTA
Above is a window of Prunus persica cultivar Lovell chromosome G2, Prunus_persica_NCBIv2, whole genome shotgun sequence DNA encoding:
- the LOC18786387 gene encoding NAC domain-containing protein 101 gives rise to the protein MSSSSSTTTTEAWVLDLLPEFRFRPSDEKMVNLLWKKINGKDYQVMPEINYKPWDLPDNESIPLFLRFLKQLMQGKASIIPEIDFYKHEPWDLAGAGLMFPDSPYQARTWFCFSRPDYKYVDSPRRNRLTEKGFWKITGQPREVKSRQLSKSLTCKKKTLTFHLGRPKKSSKTDWVKQEYYLTPNDPGSNPNQLSGLVLYRVKYRSADYESDNNYVLGTGNLNDGEPGGFVSSDFDDMIQEPCDQQEHLDSPSPPPEPPRPHQLPQLGNVHGSTGDYIASNSDNQAAAIHHMITDEEELLAYKELERVLLGSGNPDDGEARTCVSSDMLRELCAQLGEDLDSPFPPPGPPELGNAPDVYTDECRSWPSPIEDNDSSLPNKNNIPTNYDSKPVSNTASNFENQTKDERIPEVYSQSEENLQSFFRSLEVENYTLPSPILYVEQGDVLHANNYIGCNESQYAALFPQSS